In Montipora capricornis isolate CH-2021 chromosome 4, ASM3666992v2, whole genome shotgun sequence, a single genomic region encodes these proteins:
- the LOC138044627 gene encoding neuropeptide Y receptor type 2-like: MTCYEKAGNESTNATNSSLFSLAPEPEALRIARVVVFGVIAALALVGNFVVCRAVWRDLRPKPFAHFLVSNLAFAEIISMVCLLFTFHAYEVPYSWELGPVACKILDPLQVASLMVVTTTLAILAVYRCVVLIKPTMAKTTNRQTCCVIVVTWVGSLGMSIPAGHFRLVNSYGPNCDIHQCEETFPKNLRHHQNTYSIILFVINFAIPLLIMAVSYSLIYKKIREHIFVLKRARDESCQAFSSVIKFSVCEEKEFHLATIKDKGGKGQVEFEHIIDINEDKNQRRQQGKEHHRQSLDVYTKNTVELENDLLKLVFVLVFIFVVCYVPYQVHFLMIEFNVEALMLWRHRYTLSRVVFTLTCFPSALHPICYGTMSKFYHRTFLRMIACRDHKPRNV, encoded by the coding sequence ATGACTTGCTATGAGAAGGCTGGGAACGAATCAACAAATGCGACCAACAGCAGCTTATTCTCCCTGGCTCCTGAACCAGAAGCATTACGAATTGCTCGAGTTGTTGTGTTTGGTGTGATAGCAGCCCTCGCTTTGGTAGGAAACTTCGTGGTTTGTCGAGCAGTGTGGAGAGACCTTCGTCCCAAGCCCTTCGCGCATTTCTTAGTCAGCAACTTGGCTTTTGCAGAAATCATTAGCAtggtttgtttattgtttacaTTTCACGCTTACGAAGTCCCATATTCTTGGGAGCTGGGACCTGTGGCTTGCAAAATTCTGGATCCTTTGCAAGTAGCGAGTCTGATGGTCGTGACCACAACTTTAGCCATCCTTGCTGTCTATCGCTGCGTCGTACTCATCAAGCCAACGATGGCAAAAACCACGAACAGACAAACATGTTGTGTTATTGTTGTTACGTGGGTGGGCTCCTTGGGAATGTCAATTCCTGCAGGACATTTTCGGCTAGTAAATTCATACGGTCCCAACTGTGACATTCATCAGTGCGAAGAAACCTTTCCTAAGAACCTAAGACACCATCAGAATACCTATTCCATCATCCTTTTCGTGATCAATTTTGCCATTCCTCTTTTGATTATGGCAGTTTCTTACTCGTTGATCTATAAGAAGATCAGGGAACATATCTTCGTGTTAAAAAGGGCTAGAGACGAGAGCTGCCAAGCGTTTTCGTCTGTTATAAAGTTCTCAGTATGTGAAGAGAAGGAATTTCATCTAGCAACCATCAAAGATAAAGGTGGTAAAGGGCAAGTTGAGTTTGAGCATATAATCGATATCAATGAAGACAAGAACCAGAGAAGACAACAAGGCAAAGAACACCACCGACAGTCACTGGATGTGTACACCAAAAACACCGTGGAACTTGAGAACGATCTGCTCAAACTGGTGTTTGTACTGGTCTTTATTTTTGTCGTTTGTTATGTTCCATATCAAGTTCATTTTCTCATGATCGAATTTAACGTCGAGGCGCTCATGCTATGGCGCCACCGTTACACTTTGAGCAGAGTTGTTTTCACTCTTACTTGCTTTCCAAGCGCTTTGCATCCAATTTGTTACGGGACAATGAGCAAGTTTTATCATAGAACATTTTTGAGAATGATAGCTTGTAGAGATCACAAGCCTCGAAATGTATAG